Sequence from the Nocardia cyriacigeorgica GUH-2 genome:
GAGAACTCCGCACCCGGTGAGGCCAGGATCATCATGATCGACTACCGCCGCAGCCTGCTCGGCGTGGTCCCCGACGAACGCCTGGCCGGCTATTCGACTTCGTCGCAGACCAGCGGTCCGATGATCACCGAACTGGCCCGCTACCTGTCCAAACGGATCCCCGGCTCCGATATCACCCCGCAGCAGTTGCGCGACCGCAGCTGGTGGGAGGGCCCGGAGATCTACGTCCTCGTCGACGACTACGACATGATCACCGCCGGCGCCAATCCGCTGCTCCCGCTGCTGGAATACCTGCCACAGGCCCGCGATATCGGCCTGCACCTGGTGGTTACCCGCCGAATCGGCGGCGTCTCCCGCGCCCTCTACGACCACGTCCTCGGCGGCATGAAGAACCTGTCGGTCGACGCGCTGATCATGAGCGGCCCCCGCGACGAAGGCAAACTCATCGGCGACGTCCGCCCCACCAAACTCCCACCCGGCCGCGGCATGCTCGTCTCCCGCACCCGCGGACAGGAAATGATCCAAATCGCCCACCTGCCACCGCTGTAGAGGTACCCCGTTCGTCTCGATCGCAACCGCGAGCCGACTGGTAGCAAATATTTAGCAAATGATCTAGGTGTGTGCCGTATGTGCTTTCTTCTCTGATTTGCTTGCATCCTTCGGTATGAGTGATCCGATTTGAATTCAGCTGTATCACCAGCATGCCTGGACATTCAGGTGGGTAGTTCACCCTCGGGTATTGTGCAAACCCTCTCGAAAAGCGCCCGCTCGGCTAGTACGCTTCGCGGCGTGACAACCAACGACGCCCGCGCATGGCAAACTTTCGGCAGCCGGAACGCCGGAGAACCGGCAGACCTCAGCTGGCATGACGGTTTTCCGGAGTGGCTGGAGTATCCACTTCGAGATTGGCTGGGCGACAGGCTGATCAGGGATGAGATACGGCAACAGGTCGTTGCCAGGCTTCGATTTACCCCGAGAGAGAAGTACTGGTACAGCGATACGCGTGGAGTGCCGACGGCCGCCCTGCTGGACTGGATCGATGCAACCCTGCACGTCATTGCACACGACAAGCATTCCCACTACATCTACTCGGTTCCGTCCTGGATCCGCGGCATCGACGCGGTCCTTCGAGATGGGCGGTCGATATGGAAGGTCGGCAAGAATGGCGACGCGCTGGTGGCGCGCCATGACCTGACAGTCACGACGGCGACCCACCACGCATACCAGGCCGCTGAGGCTGCCGGCCGTACCGCCGCGGCTACCCACCTGAAAGCTGCTTGGGATGCCGCCCACAGGTTTCACCCGGATCCGTCGACGGCGTACCGAGAAGCGATTCTTGCCGTCGAGGCTGCAGCGATCCCGGTCGTCGTTCCCAATCAGGCGGGTGCCACTCTTGGGCATGTCCTCGGCCAGCTCGACAGGCAAGGAAACCTGTACCGGGTCGCCATAACTGACAAATCAGGGATCTCAGTGCCGGTGACCCCTGTTGTGTCAATGATTCGGATGCTGTGGGAGGGTCACACGGACCGCCACGAGGGAGTAACGCCGGCCGTGCCGATAACGGCCGAGGCCGCGAGGATGGCGTCGATGCTTGCCGTGACACTTGTCCAGTGGTTCGTCTCTGGGTCGGTCAGCCGCAGGGCCCCGGGGCGAGCGCAAACCGCGTAGCAACGCAAGGCCAGGTGTTCCGGCCGCTGTCAACCATGCACCGGCGTGAACACCGGCGCATGAGCGGCGCGCACCGCTGCCCAGGAATCGGTGCGTCGTTCGAACAGCGCTCGCGACGGCCCCTGGGCGGCCGGGCCGGCGATGCGGGCCAAGCGGAAGCCCGCGCGGCGGTAGTAGGCGTGCAGGTCGGTGTTGGTGGTCCAGGCGTCGAGGCGGACCCAGTCGCGGCCGTATTCGCGGGCCAGCTCGCCGGCGTGGGCCAGCAGGCGGCGGCCGACACCGCGGCCCGCGTAGCGCAGGTCGACGATCATGTAGTGCACGATGACGGCGTCGGAGAGTTCCTCGGGTTCCCAGAGTCCTTGATCGGCGCGATCGTTCACGGTGATGGTGCCCGCCGGGCGCCCGCACACCTCGGCGATCCAGGTCTCGCCCGCGTCCAGACAGTGACCCACCGATCGCGCGAAGATCTCGATCGGCAGGCCGCGCCCGGCCACGGTCCACTGATCCGAACCGCGCGCGCTCAACCACGCGGTGCGCTGTACCCGGAGCCGGCAGATGGTTCCGAGGTCGGCGAGGACCGCGGGCCGGATGACCACGGACATGGCTACGCGATGCCGGGCCGATAGGAGCTGCCGAGGGCATGGCGAATCACGGCCGTGCCCTCCTCATCACCTAGTTCGTAGGCGAGCCGATTGCGCGTGGCGATCGAGCGATGCCTGGTGGCGCGGGTGACGCGGTCGTGGTTCGCGCCGATCCGAAGATGATCGAGCAGAACGGTTCCGGTGGCGACTCCGAGCACAGTGGCCTCCTCGGCGGTTGCGGGCCGGGCGACGACGGTATCGCGATGGGCGGTCTCGGCGTGGCCACGGTCGGCCAGACGGCGAGTCGTCCCCTCGGGAATGTCGTGCGGTGAGTCGATGCCGGTGGCCTCGGCGAGATCACGCGGATAAAAGCTGACCTCCCAGGACCACGGTTCGTTATCCAAATACTGGACGACGGTGCGGGCAAGCACCCAGGAATCGGCCGGAACGCCCAGCCATTGCGCCACTTCCGTACCGGCAGGCTCCATTCGGGCGCTGAATTCTTTACTCGGTTCGCGGTCCGCGGCGCGCGCGATCTCCTCGAATATGTCATGTGCCGACCTGGGTCGATTCGGTCGGATATGATCTGTGACCACGGATTCGAGTACTTCCTGGTTTCGAACCAGCGTTCCCCGGGAAGTAGCTGTGTAGACAAGGTTCTCGGTGACCAGGACCTGAATTGCGTTGCGCGCGGTAGTGATCGAAACCTGCATCTGATCGGCCAGCTCGGCATGACTGGGCAGTCGGTCACCCGGCTTCCACCTGCCTGCGCGGATCTCCTCGCGGAGGAGGTCTGCGATCCGGTGATACGTCGGACCGTCCGCCATCTTGCTCCTCGGTTGGTCGTGCAGGTAACGAAGTGTACACTTTTCGGCCCACTACGGCCCGATTACGCTTGACAGGGGTTTTCCGAGGTTTATTGTAATGAACGTACTGATCCGGTGTTGTGCGGCGATGACGGCGAGGCAACCGTGGCAGGTTCGGATACAACAGTCGTAATGGCTCTTCCCGGCACTCAGCGAAGTGCCGATCCGGTGGCGCAGACCCCGATTTCCGGGCCGCTGCCGACATCGGATCTACTTGTCAGAGCGTGCCGAGGGCACCGTGTGGTCGGCGGTCAACTCCTCTGGTATGCCCGTGACCTGGCAATACTGCATGAGAGACGGCTGGTCGGCCGGGGCGGCTCGATCGATACCCGGCCCGCGACCGTCGTCGAAATCGAGCGCCGCCGAGGCGAATTGGTGATGGCGATCGACGACTGGGTGGTCCGCAACGTCCCCCAGCACCGGCTGGGTGCCACCCTGCACACCGAGACCATCGGTGCGGTGATCGACCGGCTGGCCGAGGCGTCGGTGCGAGCCCACCACGCGTTGATGACCCTCGACGCCCACGACGACCTGCTGCACAGCGCCTGGCATCACTTGGCCGAACTGGCCGACGCCTACGACGACCTGGTGCGCGATGTGCTGGCCGGACGGCGCCGACTGCCCGAATGGTGAGCCGAGGCGCCAACGTCTGAATAGGTCGCGGCCGGGTAACGGCCGCGACCTATTCGTCAACCCCGGTAACGACGGTGATCGGTGGCGAAATCGTCGGCCACGGTCGCCGCGAGTTCCACATATGCCCGCTTGGTCTGCTTGTGCAGCCGGTGCAGGTCGATCTCCGCGCCCTCGGACATGTGCTGGTCGAACGGAATGATGTGCACCGCCCGGCAGCGCGACAGGAAGTACTCGCGCAGCTGCTGGATGCCCACGTTCGGCGAACCCGCGCGCGGAGAGTTGATCACCACCACCGCATTTCGCACCAAATGATCGTGACCGTGCAGTGACAACCAGTCCAGCGTGGCCGCGGCACTGCGGGCGCCGTCGATCGCGGGGGAGGAGATCAGGACCAGCGAATGCGCCAGCTCCAGCACACCGGCCATGGCCGAATGCATCAGACCGGTGCCGCAGTCGGTGAGGATGATGTTGTAGAACCGCTGCAAGATCCGCGCCACGGCCCGGTACTCGTCCTCGTTGAACGCCTCCGACGCCGCCGGATCCCGTTCACTGGCAAGCACTTCCAGCCGACTGGTGGCCTGTGAAGTGTGCCTGCGCACATCCGAGTAGCGCTGGATCGAGGAATCCAGCAGCAGATCGCGCACCGTCGACCGGGTCTGCAACGGCACCCGTTGCGACAGCGTGCCGAAGTCGGGGTTGGCGTCCACGGCGATCACCCGGTCGCCCCGGATCGAGGCGAACGTGGAGCCGAGGCCCATGGTGGTCGTGGTCTTACCGACGCCACCCTTGAGCGAGAGCACCGCGATGCGGTAGTCGCCGCGCACCGGCTGCCGGATGCGCGCCACCAACTCCTGCAACCGGCGTTCCTCGGCCGACATGCCCGGATTGATGGCACCACCCGACACGTGGTGCACCGCCTTACGCCACCCGGAACCGGCCGGCTTCTTGGCCGCGCGGCCCCGGATCGGCACATTGTCCAGCGATGGCGACGGCAGTGGCGGTTGACCCTGACCGCCGCCCTGCCACTGCGGCGGCGGGGCCGAATGCTGCGGCGGCACGGGCTGCTGTGCCGGATGCTGCGGCTGAATCGGCGGCTGCACGGGATGCTGTGGCGCCGAGGGGTATTGCGGCGGCACGGAGTGCGACGGCGCGGAGTGCTGATTCGGCGCCATTGGTGCCTGCGCGTAACCCTGCGGACCGGGCATCTGATCCGCAGGCGCCTGCATGGGCGCGGGATGGCGTGGTCCCGGTGTGTCCGGGCCCGGTGCGATCGGAGCCTGTGATTGCGGAGCAGGCCGTCCTTGCTGGTCGAGGGTCGAGGGGCCGCCCTGCCACGAGTGTCCGGCACCGCGAACCTCACCGACCGGTGCCTGCCCCATCGCCGCCGCGCCCGCATTGTGTCGCTGCGCCGGGCCAGGTGCGGGTTCGTCCGCCGGTGCAGAGAACGAACGCGGCGGTTGGGCGGTCGAGGCCGCATGCGGGGCCGCCTCGGCTGCGGATTGCCCTGAGTGCCAGGGCTGTTCCGGCGCCCGCTGTGCACCTTGCTCATTCGGCTGGGACGGCAGCGGGTGCTCGAATCCGGACGAATGGGTAGCCGGCGGGGCGTGCAAACTCTGCGATGCACCCCGACTCGCCTCGGGGCCGTCCGCCGCGACAAACGGTTGGCCCGCCTCGGCCGCGGCTTGGTGCGGCATCTCCGCGGCAGCGCCCGCCACCGCGGACCTCACCTGGTCGGCCGGCGAAGCCGTGCTCTCGGAAGGCAAGCGATGCCGACCGCGCGTGAGCGATGCGTCCGCAGCGACCGAGGGAGCCTCCGAGCCCGGCATCCGGGGCTGATCTCCGAGCTGCTCGCGATTACCCGCCTGTGAGTCGATCGGCGCGGCTTCAGAACCGCGCGCTGCGAATTCGAGCCCGCGCGCCGCAGCCTCGCCAGACGATTCCGGCCCGACCGCGCGATCCGGCGCAGCGGTTCCCGAGCCCGTCGTCACGCCCGGCGCGGCCTGCCGATCGGTGGCGACCGCTGCGGAATCGCTCGCCGTCACGTTCGGAGCGGCGGAATCACCGACTATCGGCGCCGACGTCGGATCGCTCGTCACGAGATTCGGTCCGGCGACGGCGCTGGACGACGCCGGCCCAACCGCGGGGTCCGCTGCAGCGGCTGCGGAATCCGTCGCGACGTCGCCCGAAGAACCCTGGCGATCGGTCGCCGCCGCGGAATCGCTCGCAACCGGTGTCGGCGCCGAGACACTCGCGGCCGAATCCGTTGTGCCTACAGCTGTTTCGCTTCGATTCGGCGGCGGCGGCAGGTCCGGCAGTCGCGGAAGCGGACGCTGTGCGGTGGGCTGGGCCGGCGTGTTCGCCGAATCCGCCGGCTCGAGCCAGGACGGCGGAGCGTCGGCAGGCGCTGCCGAACTCGCGGGTGCGGTCGATCCGGACGAGCTGGACACCGGGCTCGCCGCCACGTCGGTCTGCGCAGGCATTGCGCCACCGGTGATCTGGTTGTCCTCGGCAGCGGGGCCGGTCTCGGCGTCGGGGCCACGGTCGGGCGCCTGTGCGGTCGAACGGGGCCCCTCCAACCACGAGGGCGGCTCCGCCGAGGCCGGCGGGCCAGGCTGTTCCGCGACGGCACGGTGGTCGGCCGCCGAAGCCTGGCCGCCACCGTCGCTGGCCGGCCCTGGGGCGTGCGACTGCGGGTCTGCGACTGGGTACTGCGCGCCGGAAGTGTGTGACTGCGGTGTGGCCGGTGCGATCGGATTCACCGGCGACGACACGTGTGCCTGCGGCTGCGGCGGCGCCACTGGAATCTGTGGAGCCGACATATGAGCCTGTGGCTGAGGCTGGTGCGGTGCGACCGGTTGCTGCTGCGGCGGGACCGGCGCCACCGGGATCT
This genomic interval carries:
- a CDS encoding AAA family ATPase; this encodes MHAPPATHSSGFEHPLPSQPNEQGAQRAPEQPWHSGQSAAEAAPHAASTAQPPRSFSAPADEPAPGPAQRHNAGAAAMGQAPVGEVRGAGHSWQGGPSTLDQQGRPAPQSQAPIAPGPDTPGPRHPAPMQAPADQMPGPQGYAQAPMAPNQHSAPSHSVPPQYPSAPQHPVQPPIQPQHPAQQPVPPQHSAPPPQWQGGGQGQPPLPSPSLDNVPIRGRAAKKPAGSGWRKAVHHVSGGAINPGMSAEERRLQELVARIRQPVRGDYRIAVLSLKGGVGKTTTTMGLGSTFASIRGDRVIAVDANPDFGTLSQRVPLQTRSTVRDLLLDSSIQRYSDVRRHTSQATSRLEVLASERDPAASEAFNEDEYRAVARILQRFYNIILTDCGTGLMHSAMAGVLELAHSLVLISSPAIDGARSAAATLDWLSLHGHDHLVRNAVVVINSPRAGSPNVGIQQLREYFLSRCRAVHIIPFDQHMSEGAEIDLHRLHKQTKRAYVELAATVADDFATDHRRYRG
- a CDS encoding GntR family transcriptional regulator, whose translation is MADGPTYHRIADLLREEIRAGRWKPGDRLPSHAELADQMQVSITTARNAIQVLVTENLVYTATSRGTLVRNQEVLESVVTDHIRPNRPRSAHDIFEEIARAADREPSKEFSARMEPAGTEVAQWLGVPADSWVLARTVVQYLDNEPWSWEVSFYPRDLAEATGIDSPHDIPEGTTRRLADRGHAETAHRDTVVARPATAEEATVLGVATGTVLLDHLRIGANHDRVTRATRHRSIATRNRLAYELGDEEGTAVIRHALGSSYRPGIA
- a CDS encoding DUF4254 domain-containing protein, encoding MALPGTQRSADPVAQTPISGPLPTSDLLVRACRGHRVVGGQLLWYARDLAILHERRLVGRGGSIDTRPATVVEIERRRGELVMAIDDWVVRNVPQHRLGATLHTETIGAVIDRLAEASVRAHHALMTLDAHDDLLHSAWHHLAELADAYDDLVRDVLAGRRRLPEW
- a CDS encoding GNAT family N-acetyltransferase, giving the protein MSVVIRPAVLADLGTICRLRVQRTAWLSARGSDQWTVAGRGLPIEIFARSVGHCLDAGETWIAEVCGRPAGTITVNDRADQGLWEPEELSDAVIVHYMIVDLRYAGRGVGRRLLAHAGELAREYGRDWVRLDAWTTNTDLHAYYRRAGFRLARIAGPAAQGPSRALFERRTDSWAAVRAAHAPVFTPVHG